Part of the Ammospiza nelsoni isolate bAmmNel1 chromosome 6, bAmmNel1.pri, whole genome shotgun sequence genome is shown below.
ATCCCCAGCTTGGGGATGGTTCCCCTACAGAAAACCTCTGTGAGCTTTGCTCCATCGAATTCCTCATTTCACGGAGGGATTCCATGGAATGAGGAACCCCACGGCTGCTCTGGGGTTTTGGGCACCACAGATGACACTGAACCcctccaggtgggtttgggatgtccccagagAGACACTGAACCcctccaggtgggtttgggatgtccccagagAGGGAGACCCCCGCCCTCCTTGGGCAGCTGTCCTGGAGCTTTGCCACCCTCGCTGTGAAGAAGTTATTGAGGTGACGCTTCTCGTGTTTTGTGTTTAGGGCCATTGctcctcagcctgctgctgggcacccaCTGAAGAGGCTGGCACCTTCCTCTTGGCACCGCTTGGAGGTTTTTGGAGTCACGGATGAGATGCCCTTGCAGTCAGTCTTTCTCAGCCTCTCGTCTCAGGAGAACTGCTCAGACCCATCTCCATCTGCCGGACCCTCTCCATCCGCTCCTTCTCTTTCGGGTCCAGAGGAGTCCGGAGCAGGAGCGggtttatttttgggggggaggtGTTCCCTTTCGCGGCCGCCCTCCCGCCCTCCTCGGCGGCGTTCCGGGGGCAGCGGCGGCACGCCAGGAATGCGCGCTCCcgcggcggggcgcggcggcgcGCAGCGGCGGGGGCGGGATGACATCATGAGAAagtggcggcggcggccgggcccaGCGCCGCGGGGAGGGGAGCGCCGCCAGGCAgcgagggggagagagagagagccgGGGAGGGAGAGCGGGCAGGAAGGAAGCGCCGTCGGAAGCCCCCGGGGCCCAGAGCGGCGGAAGCGcccgcatcccgcatcccgcatccTCCATCCCGCATCATCCCGCATCCAAGGACGGGCGGCAGGGAGCGCGCCCCGCGGCTCCGGGCAGGCAGCAGCGGGCGGTGCCGGCGGCTCGGGGATGCTGCCCGCACCGGGGCGAGCGGGGGCGGCCCGGCTCTGGCGCTGCCGCCCGGCCCGTCCCCTTTGTGTCGGCGGGAGCGGCGAGATCTGCCCGTCCCGCCCGGTAACAGCCCCGCGCCGCCATTGGCTCCCGCGCCGCCGCTTCCTgcggccgcgccgcccccgGGGGCTCCCCGGGCCCCGCGCcagccccgcccgccgccgccggcaccgcccgcccgccgcgctgcccgcgccccgccgcgccgcttTTATGAATGGAGCGGCGGCCGCGTGCTCCGAGCGCGGACGGGCTCCGCCGAGAGCCCGCTCCGACCGGCACGCACCGGGAGCACGGGACCCGTGTGcccgggcagcggggccgggagaCAATGatcaggaggaaggagctggcgCGGTCCAGGGGAATGCAGCCCTGCTCACCAGAAAGGTGTTGGGGGTGCAGGGTTGGCACTAAATAGGGTCCCCCTGGATGTGCATGGAGGCACGTCCCGTTTCGACCCAAGAGCGCGGGGTGCTCCGTGCTTCTTCATTTAATGTTAAAACCTTCCCGGCCAGCTAAAGTTGTGGAAACAGAAGTGGAAGTCCTGTGCGTGAGGCACAATagacagacagatggacagggggacaggggacagcttCCTCACTGAGGGACCCTCCAGAGTCGCCCCATGGGCTGTGGCGTGCAAAGGGAACTGAGAGCGCGGGGCCTCcaacatcctcctcctcctcctcctcctcctgacaGAGGACACAAAATGGAGACAAATGGTCAAGCAAACGAGTAAATGAGAAAAGATGGGCAGACAGTCCGTGCAAAGAGATTACATAAACACACAACTGTGCAACAACATGCCCTGTGATCTTTGgcactgctctccctgcaggagagATGCTGTGTCCTCCAtggccagcagcccctgccactAGCTGGAGTTTCTGCCATCAGTGTTGCACCCCTGGCAGGTATTCAACACCCAGGTGATGCTAAAGCACCGAGGCTGAGGTTAATCCATGCACCCCAATTTACAGCCTTCCTGCTTCTCCCAACACCACTTTGGGGCAGGACAAGGCACTTCTCCCAGGCatcagcctcacctccagtgctccccagcaggcctcaagctgtgctgccagcccccgGCAAAGTGAGGCTTTCAGAGATGCCCCTTTTTAACACAAACAGCACCAAGCAGCTCAGGTACAGGAGGCTCAGCCAGGGAGCGGGAGCTATTTacagcagggccccatcacgAGTGGACAGAATGTCCTGGAGACGCAGATGATgcccctgcaggctccagcacttccctccctccctccccaccagcTCAtgtccccagaggtgctggaggGAGCCCTGGCCTCCATTGTGCTGCTCCACAGGGATATTTTTCCTGGGTGGCGTGCCGAGTGTGGCCTTCCCAAGTGTGCAGGATTAGCTCCCCTGCCACCTCCGTGCCCCTCTGGGAAGGTGAAACCTTTAAAGtgaatggaaaaacaaaaaaaaaaaaaaaaaaagaaaaaaagaaaaataaaagagaaaggtTGGGAAAAGAACCATCTTGGCAGAGCGGTGGGCACCccaattgtttaaaaaatttggTGTGCGGTAAAACCATcctggctgggaaaaaaagggctGAGGAAATGGGAGAAAGGTTTTCCCTTGGGACCAGCTACAAAGAGGAGTCGGCATTCAGGCTGGGAGTGCACCTTTTTAAAGGACAGCACGGCAGCTTCGTGCCAGTGACAgcactaataataataataataataataataataataataataataataataataataataataataatattgatAGCAAACAGCGAGGCACTGGTGCTGCTCcactctgctcccctccctggCGCCCCCGTAAAATAATACAAAGTCTCCTTGCATTTCTCTCCCTGATGTCTGTGTGTGGCCTTAGCCCCATTCATCATTTGGCTCCCAGTGCAGAACTTgctccatttttaaaattatgcatGATCCACTGAAGAGACAATTTGGGTTTCCCCCACTTCTGCCTTGCCCTTGAAGAAAGCGAGCCCTTGTCTCATTTGCATTAAAACCCTGCTCTCTATAAGCTAAGCAAAGGGGAAGGACTTGAAGCCTATGGGATGGCTTTAGGGCTCTGCCCCTTGCTTTTggctctctccctctttctcatTCTCTCTCGTGCTTTGATCTCTGCTTAACAACAGTAACGTCACAGAGACTACACCAGGAGAGTTTTGTTGGAAGTTAGAAAGTTTTTCAGCCTCCAGAGGGCTGTAGCGGCAGTAGCAGAAGCAGCATCCAAGGGACTcctggaaggggaagagagagagagcgagcGAGCGACTGACTCAGTCCTGCTGCAGAGAACTGACTCGAGGCGACGAAGGCAGACATGGAAcatcagctgctgtgctgcgAGGTGGAGACCATCCGACGAGCCTACCTGGATGCCAGCCTCCTCAATGACAGGGTGCTGCAGACAATGCTCAAGGCGGAGGAGACCTGCTCGCCCTCCGTCTCCTACTTCAAGTGCGTGCAGAAAGAAATCTTGCCATATATGAGGAAAATAGTTGCCACTTGGATGCTGGAGGTTTGTATCTTTCGGcgacttttttttccttgcaaccTCCGGCCACCGAAACGAATTAAGCCGGGGGAGCCGCTGCCCCATCTCCCGGCCCCCCTGCCTTTCCCCCGGGATCGCTTTCCCGGCTCGGCACACGTTGCCTGCCCTCGGAGACGCCCGCGTGGAGCGAGGGGACGCGGCCCGAGGTGGCGGCGGCCGCCGGCTCCGCGTCCCCGCTGCGGCCGCCGGCTCCCGGCGCTGAGAGGCGGCGGATGAGCCcccccccatccctgcccggTGCCcccggggctcggggggtgCCCGGCGCCTTTCCCGGCCGTCGGGGCTCGGCGGAGCCGGGGCAGAGCCGGCTCGGGGCtccccgggcccggcggggaGCGGCTCCGGCCCGGCCGCCGAACCCCCGGCCGCGCTGCCggcccctgctgccagcccgTGTTTTCtgggggatttttattttaaattaatatccTTGTACACGTATGCAGGCGGCTGCCCGTGCCAGTATTATGCGCCatctttgttcttttatttgCAAAGCAAAAAGTGTTTATTAATCGGGAGAAAAACGAAGAAAGTCCCGGGGAGCAAAGCcaagggtgtgtgtgtgtgtgtgtgtggcgGGGGGAGCGGGGGAAGGGGCCGGGGGAGGAAGGTCGGGGGCCGGGGGACCCCGCTGGGGCTGCGGGCAGGGGGACCGGCCCGAGGGGCTCCGGCCTTTCTggggggagctgcagggtgaaAGTTTctttgttcagcctgaagacAGGCTGGAGCTGCGGTCACCCCTCAAAGGCACGCTTGTGCTGCGGCAGCAAGCGGCAAGGTCGCCTGGGAAAAAACAGTTGGAAAGGGCCCGGTCCCTGGCGAGACACGTCTGGGGGGGGTCCCAGagggagccccaggagctgggctacattttcatgccttttcgGAAGCCGTGGGTGCCCGcgatgtatttttaattaatttttgaaaCCGCAGCGCCCTGCCTTGCTCTGGGAAATGTCGCGCccggctgtgctgcagggcgAGAGAGGGAGGCGGTGGATTTCACTTCGGGGGATCCTCCTGGagccccccagcagcaccagaggcACGGGGCTCGGTAAAGGACCCCTGCCGCTtcattttcagccttttttgAGAGGTcgaataattttttaaatatttttaaatattttttgaaaagatGACGTCTGGGGAAATGAGGCTGGACGCCACCTTTGTGTCTCGACCGGAGGGGAATCGGCAGCACAACGGCAAATTAGATGAAAAAATAGAAGCGAAATAAATAAACCCGGGGCCGAGCCCGGCTCTGCACCCCGTTACCGACCACGGGGGTTAGCATTTTCCTCCGCTTTCCGtcttcttccctttttaaaaatttgttcttAGGGGCTGAAAAACTGGGCACAGACCTCTTCTTCGATTACCCTCCTCCCCTTTTGCCATGAATCGCCTGCGGGTTTCTAACGCAACATTTCCCCCCACTTTGTCACTCGTGACTTTCGTTTTCTTTGATGCCTCTGCTTTTCCCATATTTATCCATTTTCCCCCAACTGCGTTTCCTCCTCGTCTCCTTCAACCTTGCCCTTCAAAGCCTGGGggtgagggaggagggagggcgAGAGCAGCGGGACAAGCCTGTCTTTCGCCTCAATTAAATTATTCTTCAACGATCTCTCTCCTTCTTGCAGGTTTGCGAGGAGCAGAAGTGCGAAGAGGAAGTTTTCCCCTTGGCTATGAATTATTTGGACAGATTTTTGTCGTTCGAACCCCTCAAGAAAAGCCGATTGCAATTGCTCGGAGCTACCTGCATGTTTGTGGCTTCAAAAATGAAGGAAACTATTCCTCTGACCGCAGAAAAACTGTGCATTTATACAGATAACTCCATTAGACCCGACGAATTACTGGTAATTTCACGTTCAGTCGcttcaggaataaaaaaaaaaaaaaaaaaatcgatgcaaaaaatttaagaaaagtataaaaaaaaaaaaagcaggggaaaatgacGGCAACGCCGCACGTTGGGAAGCGGCGGGCGGTAGCTGCGGATGCGGCGCGGGCCGGGATGGGGCCGGGATGGGATCGGGAGCGGGAGCGGCACCGGCGGCCGGCCCGGCGCTGGGCGGCCCGCGGGCTCCCCCTGGCGGCCGCGGCGGGCGCTGCCCCGGCGCGGGGGGGCCCGGtgccgctcccggcccggcgctgccgctgctgctgctgctgctgccgccgaGCCCCGGCAGCACCGTGTGCGAGCGGCTCTAACCACgctccccccaccccaccccctgctccttccgcttctctccttcccctttcccgtccctctctcttctctttgcagcaaatggagctgctgctggtgaatAAGCTGAAATGGAATCTGGCCGCAATGACCCCCCACGATTTCATTGAACATTTCCTCACTAAAATGCCTCTGGCAGAGGACACCAAGCAGATCATCCGTAAACATGCTCAGACTTTTGTGGCTCTGTGCGCTACAGGTATGAGCCCTGCACGTTGCGCAAAGCGCGTTGCTCCCCGACACCATGCGCCCACCCCCTGGCTTGTAAAGCTTCCCGTAGCTGTTGGTCTCAGAGCTGCGGGGAGGTAGTTTAAGCCCCGATTATTGCCCCTTGTTTGCAGAAGGTGGATTACTTTGCCAGAggtaagtttttttttattttcagaagatATTTCGCCTCTGAGTCGGAGTTTTGTGTGGATGTCAGGGAGGGGGACCCCAAATCACTGTCTGTAGCTCAGCACGGTGTGATTTCATGATTTCATGATTTCCTCGCCTCCCCACACCGGGTTTATGTGGGTGCTGCAAAAGGCTCACTGCCCGTGCAGGGAATCCCTCCCTGTGTGGATTCATTCTCTAGGATGAGGCAGAGGGAGATTTTGCCTGTGAACGGCACTGCGTGGGGGTTTTAAACCTTCCCTCTTCAAGCTGCCTCttcccccctcccttccctcctcgGTGGCCGGTGGATTGGAGGAGGGCCACGCGGCACGGAGGCTTTTCCTGGCACAGGACCGAGCCGCTGCCATCTGCACCCTCGTGACCACGTGCTGTGCTGGAGCCGTGAGCAGGGCCAGCCTCCAAAGACGCCCAGGAGCCGTGGTATCCACGCTCCAAAACCTCGGCGGGACGGACGCGCGTGGCCGGTGGCACCCGCTAGTGCCGTCTGGCTTGTTCTCCAGAGGCTGGATTTGGTGTGAAAAAAGTGGAAGGAAGATGGCAGGAGCtcagaaggaacaaaaaaaacaaaaaaaaacccacaaagtttaaaaaaaaaaaaaaaaaaaaagttttatttcacAGAACCAGCCCCGCTGCGAGGCCTTAAAGGTAGAACAACCAAGCCATAAAAGAGAAGTTTATAAACAGTGGCGTTGCTCTTCATCTTGGGTCTAAAATCAGCGTAAGGGGCAGCTCGTAGGTGAGGTTGCCTGGAGTAATGCTTGGTGCTGGGAGCACCACAACCTTCAAACCACCGGCAGAAACATTTTGGGAAAGTCCAGTGTTGTCCCTCCATGCCAGGTTCTGCCAGATCCGAGGCTGCTGCGACTCTGGAGGCATGATTTGCTAAGTTTGGAGCTAAAAAGAACAGCCACCCGGGCTCCCCTTTGGATGTGGGGATGTTTAACCTAGGTTGTTGTGTTGGCAATGACAGGGATGAAAGCAAGAGTAGTTCAAAGGTTGGAGACTTGCTAAGAGTCCAGTACTTTGATCTACTGTCGGTGTTGTTATGTTTCTTTTAGGAAGCACATCCAGAGCCTTTATTTAACACTGCTGCACACCACAGCTGGAGAATGGATCAGTAAATG
Proteins encoded:
- the CCND1 gene encoding G1/S-specific cyclin-D1, with product MEHQLLCCEVETIRRAYLDASLLNDRVLQTMLKAEETCSPSVSYFKCVQKEILPYMRKIVATWMLEVCEEQKCEEEVFPLAMNYLDRFLSFEPLKKSRLQLLGATCMFVASKMKETIPLTAEKLCIYTDNSIRPDELLQMELLLVNKLKWNLAAMTPHDFIEHFLTKMPLAEDTKQIIRKHAQTFVALCATDIKFISNPPSMIAAGSVVAAVQGLHLGNTNTFLSYQCLTHFLSQVIKCDPDCLRACQEQIESLLESSLRQAQQHNVSSETKTVEDEADLSCTPTDVRDVNI